From one Branchiostoma floridae strain S238N-H82 chromosome 3, Bfl_VNyyK, whole genome shotgun sequence genomic stretch:
- the LOC118412647 gene encoding WSC domain-containing protein ARB_07867-like isoform X1, whose protein sequence is MARVLALVVVLGLVGAISAQSYKGCYKRKWGTFRTRDSSDDMTNEKCVEICAKEGLPYAGTYETKCGCGRESELTRLGDPTDESECASTCGGDVTQKCGKGNGLLTVWATGKEKREMNEVEDVKQDMRELEHHHHHHHDKKTADESHDKKAADEGHDKVATD, encoded by the exons ATGGCGCGCGTCTTGGCCCTTGTTGTCGTTCTCGGTCTGGTCG GGGCAATCTCGGCACAGAGCTACAAAGGCTGCTACAAGAGGAAATGGGGAACTTTCAGGACTCGGGACAGCAGCGACGACATGACCAACGAGAAATGCGTCGAGATCTGCGCAAAGGAGGGCTTACCATATGCAG GAACGTACGAGACTAAATGCGGCTGTGGCAGGGAGTCGGAGCTGACAAGACTGGGAGACCCGACTGACGAGTCCGAGTGTGCCTCCACCTGTGGGGGTGACGTCACGCAGAAATGTGGAAAGGGAAACGGATTGCTCACTGTGTGGGCCACTGGCAAAG AAAAGCGCGAGATGAACGAGGTGGAGGATGTGAAACAGGACATGAGGGAGCTggagcatcatcatcatcatcaccatgatAAGAAG ACTGCAGATGAGAGTCATGATAAGAAGGCTGCAGATGAGGGGCATGATAAGGTGGCTACAGATTAG
- the LOC118412647 gene encoding WSC domain-containing protein ARB_07867-like isoform X2, with translation MARVLALVVVLGLVGAISAQSYKGCYKRKWGTFRTRDSSDDMTNEKCVEICAKEGLPYAGTYETKCGCGRESELTRLGDPTDESECASTCGGDVTQKCGKGNGLLTVWATGKEKREMNEVEDVKQDMRELEHHHHHHHDKKAADEGHDKVATD, from the exons ATGGCGCGCGTCTTGGCCCTTGTTGTCGTTCTCGGTCTGGTCG GGGCAATCTCGGCACAGAGCTACAAAGGCTGCTACAAGAGGAAATGGGGAACTTTCAGGACTCGGGACAGCAGCGACGACATGACCAACGAGAAATGCGTCGAGATCTGCGCAAAGGAGGGCTTACCATATGCAG GAACGTACGAGACTAAATGCGGCTGTGGCAGGGAGTCGGAGCTGACAAGACTGGGAGACCCGACTGACGAGTCCGAGTGTGCCTCCACCTGTGGGGGTGACGTCACGCAGAAATGTGGAAAGGGAAACGGATTGCTCACTGTGTGGGCCACTGGCAAAG AAAAGCGCGAGATGAACGAGGTGGAGGATGTGAAACAGGACATGAGGGAGCTggagcatcatcatcatcatcaccatgatAAGAAGGCTGCAGATGAGGGGCATGATAAGGTGGCTACAGATTAG
- the LOC118412631 gene encoding tripartite motif-containing protein 2-like: MAAAPPSLGTQIREELTCSICLELFTRPKVLPCQHTFCQGCLQDLAGRGGPFQCPNCRQQVELPPQEVAGLPDSHIIANLCEMLQTQARLSEETREQPQQENRCSFHPSEEVKLYCEQCHVPVCVDCVEEGHDGHPTTGLKRALQRRKALVAEGRNILEKYISFIIGLRDEEGDLDDQKQQTDSKIEKAYQQACNQIHQRLTEEKERLLSLVETKYKQNKGAVQNYRDGVLSDVAELSYACDAAEEAMFPERQLRDETNLAEVVQRYQDVTIPYLGQCKPAVFHPRALDVKELLGRVEVPSAAAGKQTQTVTYERLLTFGKPGTGSGQLSRPHAVAVSTEGEIFVANIMSVHIQVFTMQGGFICQIPTALSERMGPREPDSIDPIAMTMNDEGKDLVVMGVKELTTGYVVVYTKQGFLVGMPFSLKHTGWRGVAMHGKNRILISQTTGNDMQNIHGEVQVFDTSGKHVGTVGRSQGMKDPHYITVSGEGNILVSDKYNHCVFVYNEDGKFLFKFGGMGSGGGQLKEPGGICTDRAGNIIVADSGNKRVELFDKTGRFLKHITTDMKKPCAVAMAPQGQLVVTDIDGNTITIFGTNSLK, from the coding sequence ATGGCGGCTGCACCGCCAAGTTTGGGGACGCAAATCCGTGAAGAATTGACCTGtagcatctgcctggagctgttcaccaggcccaaggtgctgccctgtcagcatACCTTCTGCCAGGGCTGTCTACAGGACCTTGCAGGGAGGGGAGGGCCCTTCCAGTGCCCAAATTGTCGCCAGCAAGTTGAGCTGCCACCCCAGGAGGTCGCTGGTTTACCGGACAGCCATATCATAGCAAATTTGTGTGAGATGCTACAAACGCAGGCAAGACTTTCAGAGGAAACGAGAGAACAGCCACAGCAAGAAAACAGGTGCAGTTTTCACCCCTCAGAGGAAGTCAAGCTCTACTGTGAACAGTGtcatgtgcctgtgtgtgtggattgtgttgAGGAAGGCCATGATGGCCATCCTACCACGGGTCTCAAAAGGGCCTTGCAGCGGAGGAAAGCCTTAGTTGCTGAGGGGAGAAACATCTTGGAGAAATACATTAGCTTCATCATAGGTCTGAGAGATGAGGAGGGGGACCTGGATGATCAGAAACAACAGACGGACAGCAAAATCGAGAAAGCCTACCAACAAGCGTGTAATCAAATCCACCAGCGGCTAACCGAAGAGAAAGAACGTCTGCTGTCTTTAGTTGAGACAAAGTACAAGCAAAACAAGGGAGCCGTACAGAACTACAGAGATGGTGTTTTGTCGGACGTAGCGGAACTGTCTTATGCCTGTGATGCAGCCGAAGAGGCAATGTTTCCGGAAAGGCAGCTTAGAGATGAAACGAACCTGGCCGAAGTAGTACAGAGGTACCAAGATGTAACCATTCCCTATCTGGGACAATGTAAGCCTGCTGTCTTCCATCCAAGAGCTCTAGATGTAAAGGAACTCCTGGGACGGGTTGAGGTCCCATCAGCTGCAGCtggcaaacaaacacaaactgtCACATATGAACGGTTGTTAACCTTTGGCAAACCTGGAACAGGTTCAGGTCAGTTGAGTAGACCACATGCAGTCGCAGTGTCTACCGAAGGTGAGATCTTTGTAGCAAACATTATGAGTGTACACATTCAAGTGTTCACCATGCAGGGAGGCTTTATCTGTCAGATTCCAACAGCCTTGTCGGAACGAATGGGCCCCCGTGAACCAGACAGCATTGACCCGATTGCTATGACCATGAACGATGAAGGAAAGGATCTAGTGGTGATGGGGGTGAAGGAACTGACCACTGGCTATGTTGTGGTGTACACCAAGCAGGGGTTCCTGGTGGGCATGCCATTTAGTCTCAAGCACACAGGCTGGAGAGGAGTTGCCATGCACGGTAAAAACCGCATCCTCATCTCACAAACCACTGGTAACGATATGCAGAACATACATGGCGAGGTGCAGGTGTTCGACACATCTGGGAAACATGTCGGAACTGTGGGTCGGTCGCAGGGGATGAAGGACCCACATTACATCACCGTAAGTGGAGAAGGGAACATTCTCGTGTCAGACAAGTACAATCACTGTGTCTTCGTGTACAACGAGGACGGAAAGTTTCTGTTCAAGTTTGGCGGTATGGGAAGTGGTGGAGGTCAGCTCAAGGAGCCAGGTGGCATCTGTACCGACAGGGCAGGCAACATCATCGTAGCAGACAGTGGAAACAAACGCGTGGAGCTGTTCGACAAGACAGGCAgattcctcaaacacatcactacagacatgaagaaaccatgtgctgttgccatggcaccacagggacagctggtGGTCACTGACATTGATGGCAACACAATC